In Legionella lytica, one genomic interval encodes:
- the mutL gene encoding DNA mismatch repair endonuclease MutL: protein MGMRIHQLPPLIANQIAAGEVIERPASVVKELLENCLDAGSDAITIEIGYGGLNQIKISDNGIGIVADDLPLAIAAHATSKINTLNDLYAIESMGFRGEALASIASVAKVTISSKPAAQDTAMALRVQGTEVSITPCARNQGTTIDVVDLFFNAPVRKRFLKGEKLEFQAIETVVKRFALSAPGIALTLKHNGKQILALPAASNEQTRLTRMTRIMGGTFMKNAIYLDVERGAMRLYGWISGTGFQRSQNDRQWVYINQRMVKDKLITHAIKQAYDDLLYPGRFPACVLYFTIEHAEVDVNVHPTKHEVRFQQPRLVHDFFTSQLATALRSVAIETELEKNYKPNDEVLAPLAKEICEPYPKLELLSRERTLVETDVSWVILNNQYILRFVQHKPYLINLLALHQHAVRERLAQQALPWASRPLLVPIRYTLQQDSAHKVTEFTQILEQLGIRCELSGIHEVLIRTIPVSVPYLDLRLFLDAVVALDEWNLERLSELMSQSQVFDPRLLSREEKIELDQVFVMLHGGDEKRVGLFKALTIAHCQSLLHV, encoded by the coding sequence ATGGGCATGAGAATACACCAATTACCGCCACTGATTGCAAACCAAATCGCTGCCGGTGAGGTCATTGAACGACCTGCATCTGTAGTAAAAGAATTGCTGGAAAATTGTTTGGATGCGGGCTCTGATGCGATTACGATTGAGATTGGTTATGGAGGACTGAATCAAATTAAAATCAGTGACAATGGCATTGGCATTGTTGCGGATGATCTTCCCTTAGCGATTGCGGCTCATGCTACTAGCAAGATTAATACCTTAAATGATTTATACGCTATAGAGAGCATGGGGTTTCGCGGTGAGGCTTTAGCCAGCATTGCTTCTGTGGCCAAAGTAACGATTAGTTCTAAACCCGCAGCGCAAGATACGGCGATGGCACTACGGGTGCAGGGCACGGAAGTATCCATTACTCCCTGCGCACGTAACCAAGGTACCACCATTGATGTGGTTGATTTATTTTTTAATGCACCGGTGCGGAAACGATTTTTGAAAGGTGAAAAATTAGAGTTCCAGGCTATTGAAACGGTGGTTAAACGTTTTGCCTTAAGTGCTCCAGGCATTGCTCTAACCTTAAAGCATAATGGAAAACAGATTTTAGCTCTACCCGCAGCAAGCAATGAACAAACCCGTTTAACCCGAATGACGCGCATTATGGGCGGCACGTTTATGAAGAATGCTATTTATTTGGATGTGGAACGTGGTGCTATGCGCCTGTATGGGTGGATTAGTGGTACAGGATTTCAGCGTAGTCAAAATGACCGTCAATGGGTTTATATTAACCAACGCATGGTCAAAGATAAGTTAATTACACATGCAATTAAGCAAGCCTATGATGATTTGCTATACCCCGGACGTTTCCCTGCTTGCGTGCTGTATTTTACTATTGAGCATGCTGAAGTGGATGTTAATGTGCATCCAACCAAGCATGAAGTGCGCTTTCAACAGCCGCGCTTGGTTCATGATTTTTTTACTTCCCAGCTTGCAACTGCATTGCGGTCGGTGGCAATTGAAACTGAGCTAGAGAAAAACTATAAACCAAATGATGAGGTCCTAGCTCCCCTTGCAAAAGAAATCTGTGAGCCCTATCCGAAATTGGAATTATTAAGTAGAGAGCGTACGCTCGTAGAAACGGATGTATCTTGGGTTATTTTAAATAATCAGTACATCCTTCGTTTCGTTCAGCATAAGCCCTATCTCATTAACCTTTTAGCCTTGCATCAACATGCGGTGCGGGAGCGTTTGGCACAACAGGCGTTACCTTGGGCGAGCCGCCCTTTGTTAGTACCTATTCGTTATACTTTACAGCAAGACTCAGCGCACAAGGTTACCGAGTTCACTCAAATCCTTGAACAATTGGGTATTCGGTGTGAACTTTCAGGCATACACGAAGTGCTGATTCGAACTATTCCTGTAAGTGTTCCCTATTTGGATTTGCGCTTATTTTTGGATGCTGTGGTTGCTTTAGATGAATGGAATTTGGAACGGCTTAGTGAATTAATGAGTCAGTCCCAAGTTTTTGACCCTCGATTATTAAGTCGTGAAGAAAAAATAGAATTGGATCAGGTCTTTGTTATGCTTCATGGAGGAGATGAGAAACGAGTTGGGCTCTTTAAAGCCTTAACAATTGCACATTGTCAGAGTTTGTTACATGTCTAA
- a CDS encoding hydrolase, protein MIIHSEFKPAWWLTNKHGQTLYRTLTNRLQAPIDFHERIELPDGDFIDIAWAINGLSSEAPLVVLLYGLGGSVNSAYVAGLLAAFNKSGYRGMLMHFRGASGEPNRLPRAYHGGDTEDLSYVLELLKAREPKTQKAAVGISLGGNVLLKWLGESGSEALIDAAVAVSVPFQLHDVVNHINKGFARVYQANLLQRLRAVFLQKLDIVNCQLPISEERLLGLKTLYDFDQQITAPLHGFASVEDYYQKASSRQYLSGISVPTLIIHALDDPFMTPTTIPRVQELSENVVLELSKHGGHVGFITGKNKHHAKCWLEQRINGFFNELLVRRKTN, encoded by the coding sequence GTGATTATTCATAGTGAATTCAAACCTGCTTGGTGGCTAACAAATAAACATGGCCAAACATTGTATCGTACATTAACTAATCGTTTACAGGCACCAATTGATTTCCACGAGCGCATTGAATTACCAGATGGAGATTTTATTGATATCGCCTGGGCAATTAATGGACTCAGTTCCGAAGCCCCCCTGGTAGTTTTACTTTATGGTTTAGGTGGAAGTGTTAATTCTGCCTATGTAGCGGGGCTACTGGCTGCATTTAATAAATCCGGTTATCGGGGAATGCTCATGCATTTTCGGGGAGCGAGTGGCGAACCCAATCGCCTGCCTCGCGCCTATCATGGAGGGGATACCGAAGATTTATCCTATGTCCTTGAACTGTTAAAAGCCCGAGAACCTAAAACCCAAAAAGCCGCCGTTGGAATTTCACTAGGAGGCAATGTGCTGCTAAAATGGCTTGGTGAGTCAGGCTCCGAAGCGTTAATTGATGCGGCGGTTGCGGTTTCCGTACCCTTTCAATTGCATGATGTGGTGAATCACATTAATAAGGGGTTTGCACGAGTATATCAAGCAAACTTATTGCAGCGCTTACGGGCGGTATTTTTGCAAAAGCTAGATATCGTTAACTGCCAACTGCCTATATCTGAGGAGCGCTTACTTGGCTTAAAAACCCTCTATGATTTTGATCAACAAATCACCGCCCCCTTACATGGATTTGCCAGTGTAGAAGACTATTATCAAAAAGCGAGTTCTCGACAATACCTCAGCGGCATTTCAGTCCCCACCTTAATTATTCACGCCCTAGATGATCCCTTTATGACGCCAACCACAATTCCCAGAGTTCAAGAGTTATCCGAGAATGTAGTACTGGAATTAAGCAAACATGGTGGTCATGTAGGCTTTATTACAGGCAAAAATAAACACCATGCTAAATGTTGGTTAGAACAACGTATAAATGGCTTTTTTAATGAGTTACTGGTTAGAAGAAAAACAAACTAA
- the tsaE gene encoding tRNA (adenosine(37)-N6)-threonylcarbamoyltransferase complex ATPase subunit type 1 TsaE encodes MNELNKVVILDLPDEQASERFATQLASCLSLPLIITLSGDLGAGKTTIVRAMLRGLGVTSAIKSPTFSLVESYPYQNEAIHHFDLYRIHHEEELEYLGFRDYFTKESICCIEWAEKAGRALPKVDIRFNLSIKGVGREMQITASSDAGQRILACLSGEL; translated from the coding sequence GTGAATGAATTAAATAAAGTGGTTATTTTAGATTTGCCTGATGAGCAAGCCAGTGAGCGGTTTGCAACCCAATTGGCCTCTTGTCTTAGCCTTCCCCTTATTATCACCTTGAGTGGTGATTTAGGGGCAGGAAAAACAACGATTGTACGTGCTATGTTACGTGGTTTAGGCGTGACGTCTGCAATTAAGAGCCCAACTTTTTCGCTTGTAGAAAGTTATCCTTATCAGAATGAAGCCATTCATCATTTTGATTTATATCGTATTCATCACGAAGAAGAATTAGAATATTTAGGGTTTCGCGATTATTTTACGAAAGAGAGCATTTGCTGCATTGAATGGGCTGAAAAAGCAGGAAGGGCATTGCCTAAAGTAGATATTCGTTTTAATTTAAGTATAAAAGGGGTTGGACGCGAGATGCAAATTACTGCATCAAGTGATGCTGGCCAAAGAATTTTAGCCTGCCTCTCAGGGGAATTATGA
- a CDS encoding NAD(P)H-dependent flavin oxidoreductase: MPKPLLHNSFCAQLDIKWPLIQAPMGGGPTTPALVAAVSNAGGLGSLGVAYLTPQSIEQTIKETQRLTQHPFSVNLFAPANTPILNQEAIDAACDATRGYRQELDLLEPSLQAPFAENFEEQFTSVLRCRPAALSYTFGLINKELLQECHQQKIFTMGTATTVEEGLTLQEYGVDAVIAQGAEAGGHRGTFTPEQHDSLIGTFALTRLLSQSLKIPVIASGGIMDGHGIVAALTLGAQAAQLGTAFLLCDEAGTSAAYRDALNHAQDKDTRLTRAFSGRWARGIPNRFMLEMEDSPILPFPAQNVFTRDIRKKAADLGKAEYLSLWAGQGVNLIRRMDASQLVHTLYQEALDALPAPSK; this comes from the coding sequence ATGCCCAAGCCCCTACTCCACAACTCATTCTGTGCACAATTGGATATAAAATGGCCCCTTATCCAAGCCCCTATGGGCGGGGGCCCAACAACTCCAGCATTAGTTGCTGCGGTCTCCAATGCCGGAGGCTTAGGTTCCTTAGGGGTAGCCTATCTAACTCCCCAAAGTATTGAACAAACAATCAAAGAGACACAAAGACTTACCCAGCATCCCTTTAGTGTTAATCTCTTTGCACCTGCAAATACGCCTATATTGAATCAAGAAGCAATTGACGCCGCCTGCGACGCCACCCGAGGTTACCGGCAGGAGCTAGACCTTCTTGAGCCCTCATTACAAGCGCCCTTTGCCGAAAACTTTGAGGAACAATTCACCAGTGTCTTGCGATGTCGTCCCGCGGCATTAAGCTATACCTTTGGCCTCATAAACAAAGAACTTTTGCAAGAATGCCACCAACAAAAAATCTTTACCATGGGCACAGCAACCACCGTGGAAGAAGGTTTGACCCTCCAAGAATATGGGGTAGATGCGGTAATTGCTCAAGGTGCGGAAGCCGGTGGACATCGTGGTACATTTACTCCAGAGCAGCATGACTCATTAATTGGAACTTTTGCCTTAACCCGCCTCTTATCACAAAGCCTAAAAATCCCCGTAATCGCGAGCGGCGGCATTATGGATGGTCACGGTATTGTTGCCGCTCTAACCTTAGGGGCGCAAGCAGCACAATTAGGGACTGCCTTTCTTTTATGTGATGAGGCAGGAACATCTGCCGCTTATCGAGATGCATTAAATCATGCTCAAGACAAAGACACACGGCTTACTCGTGCGTTTTCCGGCCGCTGGGCACGTGGAATTCCAAATCGTTTTATGCTGGAAATGGAAGATTCACCGATTCTACCCTTCCCTGCACAAAATGTATTTACACGCGATATCAGGAAAAAAGCAGCGGATTTGGGCAAAGCAGAGTATTTATCCTTATGGGCAGGGCAAGGGGTTAATTTAATTCGCCGCATGGATGCAAGCCAATTAGTTCATACTCTATACCAAGAAGCCTTAGACGCACTGCCCGCACCATCTAAATAG
- a CDS encoding zinc-finger domain-containing protein produces the protein MLKEQLEPASTKKNYVVHRDQLPLSCPTDDMVLWNAHPKVYLPIDKTGVEVCPYCGSRFVLQND, from the coding sequence ATGTTAAAAGAACAACTAGAACCAGCAAGTACGAAAAAAAATTATGTAGTACATCGTGATCAATTACCTTTAAGCTGCCCTACAGATGATATGGTGTTGTGGAATGCGCATCCCAAGGTTTATCTACCCATAGATAAAACCGGTGTAGAAGTATGTCCTTACTGTGGTTCGCGATTTGTATTACAGAATGATTGA
- a CDS encoding N-acetylmuramoyl-L-alanine amidase family protein translates to MILRSWSLLLVLFFSSVGAFGGQLKAIALKQQKNQTSLFFSLDGPFMHKLFVLSQPDRVVIDLKDTQLATNLNHPSLTNALIQHMRTGNADFRTLRLVLDITQKVQVRSVPWQPPGGTYGVRVDLMYTKEPVTVAAVATPVLASPAPVAVKASVKLPVKPILARQAPVKVSTGSTKALRDVIIVLDAGHGGKDAGARGPHASKEKDVVLAITLKLKRLIDQQPGMRAVLTRSGDYYVGLRERLDIARKYNGDIFVAIHADAFHNPHSNGASVFALSQRGATSEAAHWLAEKENYSELGGVNLGELDDRNGVVRSVLIDLSQTATINAGLEMGKRVLNQLGGFATLHNSRVEQARFVVLKSPDIPSILVETGFISNPREERNLTSPAYQLRLSQAIFQGIKGYFWENPPHGSRIEAMITNKFHLVRAGETLPAIAARYRVTVNALQAANHLRGITQLKPGQKLMIPATWA, encoded by the coding sequence ATGATCTTACGTTCATGGTCTTTATTGCTCGTACTGTTTTTTAGCTCGGTAGGAGCCTTCGGTGGCCAACTCAAGGCAATTGCTTTAAAACAACAAAAGAATCAAACGTCTCTTTTTTTCTCGCTTGATGGGCCGTTTATGCATAAGCTATTTGTCTTGTCTCAACCTGATCGTGTGGTTATTGATTTAAAAGACACGCAATTAGCAACTAATTTAAATCATCCAAGTTTAACTAATGCGCTTATTCAACATATGCGTACGGGGAATGCTGATTTCAGAACCTTAAGATTAGTTTTGGATATAACTCAAAAGGTACAAGTTCGTTCCGTTCCTTGGCAACCTCCTGGTGGTACGTATGGAGTGCGCGTTGATTTAATGTATACGAAAGAGCCAGTTACCGTGGCTGCAGTAGCCACACCTGTGCTTGCTTCTCCGGCTCCAGTTGCAGTAAAAGCTTCAGTGAAACTGCCGGTAAAACCTATTCTAGCGCGGCAAGCCCCTGTTAAAGTAAGTACTGGTTCAACCAAGGCATTACGTGACGTGATTATAGTGTTAGATGCTGGGCATGGGGGGAAGGATGCGGGGGCTCGAGGCCCGCATGCGTCTAAGGAAAAGGACGTGGTTCTGGCCATTACTCTTAAATTAAAGCGTCTTATTGATCAACAGCCAGGAATGCGTGCCGTATTAACCCGTTCTGGTGATTATTATGTGGGGCTTCGAGAGCGATTGGACATTGCCCGCAAATATAATGGAGATATCTTTGTCGCGATCCATGCGGATGCGTTCCATAATCCACACTCTAATGGCGCCTCGGTATTTGCTTTATCTCAACGAGGGGCAACCAGTGAGGCGGCACACTGGCTGGCAGAAAAAGAAAACTATTCTGAATTGGGTGGGGTGAATTTAGGCGAGTTAGATGATCGAAATGGTGTCGTGCGCTCGGTATTAATCGATTTATCACAAACCGCAACCATTAATGCAGGCTTAGAGATGGGTAAGCGCGTTTTGAATCAGTTAGGTGGTTTCGCAACCTTACATAATTCGCGTGTGGAGCAGGCTCGTTTTGTGGTGCTGAAGTCCCCTGATATTCCCTCCATTTTGGTGGAAACTGGATTTATTTCCAATCCTCGAGAAGAGCGCAATCTTACGAGTCCTGCCTATCAGTTGCGCTTAAGTCAGGCAATTTTTCAAGGGATAAAAGGTTATTTCTGGGAAAATCCACCTCATGGTTCGCGCATTGAGGCAATGATTACGAACAAGTTTCATTTAGTGCGGGCGGGGGAAACATTGCCAGCAATTGCTGCACGTTATCGGGTGACAGTGAATGCATTGCAGGCAGCGAACCATTTACGCGGCATAACACAGCTTAAACCCGGTCAAAAATTGATGATTCCTGCGACATGGGCATGA
- a CDS encoding glycosyltransferase family 9 protein, producing the protein MIDSICIVRLSALGDVLMAVPLIRTLQASLPHAKLTWIISRPAFDLVEGMDGVEFIVIDKPHRLADYWRFKKQMDGRVFDVLLAPQASLRTNFLYPFIKAKRKIGYDEHRANDAHGWFVNERITPGFEHTLDGFLKFAEALGIKEKVIRWDLPITPEDYAWADQHLPKSGPILVINPAASKPERSWPVARYIEVLRLAQEKWQVQVVITGGPGDFDKQLAEQILQEIPAINLAGKTKPKQLLALISKATVVLCPDTGPSHMSTAVNTPVIALHAVTNPLISGPYLFQHLVVNRYPEAAEKILGSASIEDVWGQHVHGEESMQLISVDAVMDKLSEVLS; encoded by the coding sequence ATGATTGATTCTATTTGTATTGTTCGATTATCTGCTTTAGGTGATGTCCTAATGGCGGTTCCGCTCATCAGGACATTGCAAGCCAGTTTACCACATGCCAAATTGACTTGGATTATATCCCGGCCTGCTTTTGATTTAGTTGAAGGGATGGATGGTGTTGAGTTTATCGTAATTGATAAGCCTCATCGTTTAGCAGATTATTGGCGTTTTAAAAAACAAATGGATGGTCGGGTTTTTGACGTACTGTTGGCTCCACAAGCCAGTTTGCGCACTAATTTTTTGTATCCATTTATTAAAGCGAAACGTAAGATTGGCTATGATGAGCATCGTGCTAATGATGCCCATGGCTGGTTCGTTAATGAGCGTATTACTCCGGGCTTTGAGCATACTTTGGATGGCTTTTTAAAGTTTGCTGAGGCTTTGGGTATCAAAGAAAAAGTGATTCGCTGGGATTTACCGATTACTCCTGAGGATTATGCATGGGCTGATCAACACTTGCCAAAAAGTGGGCCTATTTTGGTGATTAACCCTGCTGCAAGCAAGCCAGAGCGCAGTTGGCCTGTTGCTCGTTACATTGAGGTCTTACGCCTGGCTCAGGAAAAATGGCAGGTGCAGGTGGTGATTACCGGCGGTCCTGGCGATTTTGATAAACAATTGGCCGAGCAAATTCTTCAAGAGATTCCCGCCATTAATTTGGCTGGAAAAACAAAACCAAAGCAGTTATTGGCATTGATTAGCAAAGCAACGGTTGTTCTTTGCCCAGATACTGGCCCATCACACATGTCCACTGCGGTAAATACGCCGGTTATTGCTTTGCATGCTGTAACTAATCCGCTTATTTCGGGTCCTTACCTTTTCCAGCACTTGGTGGTGAATCGCTATCCAGAGGCTGCAGAGAAAATTTTAGGTAGTGCATCCATTGAGGATGTATGGGGACAGCATGTGCATGGCGAGGAAAGCATGCAGTTAATTTCGGTTGACGCGGTAATGGATAAGCTTTCTGAAGTGCTATCGTAA
- a CDS encoding SRPBCC family protein, with protein MNRLYVDPDIEKASTLPAEFYTSVDWYEQAKEKIFPTTWQFCLSTEDLQLDAKLIPFTLLPGLLDEPLLFVRDHDDTIHCLSNVCTHRGNILIDAPCTAEKIKCSYHGRRFSLRGEFLHMPEFEKACNFPSAKDNLSQIPFGELSPFLFASLTPKIPFNEVFKEIQERLYWLPMEKMRLDSNRSRDYLVKAHWALYCENYLEALHIPFVHHSLRKVIDCTTYTTELYPYCNLQLALASPGEESFDLPKDSPDYGKQVAAYYYWIFPNTMLNFYPWGCSVNVVKPLGPELTKVSFLTYVLDEEKLGKGAGGDLDKVEREDEAVVEAVQKGVRSRFYDTGRFSPTKEQGTHHFQRLLCEFLND; from the coding sequence ATGAATAGATTGTATGTTGACCCGGACATTGAAAAAGCCTCCACTCTACCAGCCGAGTTCTATACTTCTGTAGACTGGTACGAACAGGCAAAAGAAAAGATATTCCCCACGACCTGGCAATTTTGCTTAAGTACTGAAGACTTGCAATTAGATGCCAAATTAATTCCCTTCACCTTGCTCCCTGGGCTTTTGGATGAACCCTTATTATTTGTGCGTGATCATGATGATACGATCCATTGCTTAAGCAATGTCTGCACCCACCGCGGAAATATTCTCATTGACGCCCCCTGTACTGCCGAAAAAATTAAATGTTCCTACCATGGCCGCCGCTTTAGTTTACGCGGAGAGTTTTTGCATATGCCTGAATTTGAAAAAGCCTGCAATTTTCCCTCCGCAAAAGATAACTTATCGCAAATCCCCTTTGGTGAATTATCCCCTTTTCTTTTCGCCTCATTAACTCCCAAAATACCATTCAATGAAGTATTTAAAGAAATACAGGAGCGCCTTTACTGGTTACCTATGGAAAAAATGCGCCTGGATAGCAATCGTTCCCGAGACTATCTGGTCAAAGCACATTGGGCCTTATATTGTGAAAATTATCTCGAAGCCTTACACATTCCTTTCGTACACCATTCATTAAGAAAAGTAATTGATTGCACAACCTACACCACTGAGTTGTACCCCTATTGTAATTTGCAACTGGCCTTAGCTAGCCCTGGCGAAGAGAGCTTTGATTTACCTAAAGACTCCCCTGACTATGGCAAGCAAGTAGCCGCATATTACTATTGGATATTTCCCAATACCATGCTCAACTTCTATCCGTGGGGATGTTCGGTTAACGTAGTCAAACCCCTGGGACCAGAGCTAACTAAAGTTTCATTTTTAACCTATGTTTTGGATGAGGAAAAATTAGGCAAAGGAGCTGGAGGCGATCTGGATAAGGTCGAACGTGAAGATGAAGCTGTAGTGGAAGCAGTGCAAAAAGGGGTGCGTTCTCGCTTTTATGATACCGGACGTTTCTCCCCTACCAAAGAACAAGGAACACATCATTTCCAGCGTTTGCTGTGTGAGTTTCTTAATGACTAG
- the miaA gene encoding tRNA (adenosine(37)-N6)-dimethylallyltransferase MiaA: MSKLIFCLMGPTASGKTALAMELVKQYPLEIISVDSAMIYRDMDIGTAKPTPEELLVAPHHLLDIKDPTETYSAAQFCTDTTSLAHTIIQKGNIPLLVGGTMMYFNALQQGLSALPEANSELRQQLEAEAAQYGWEALHQKLTQVDPKAALRIHANDTQRIQRALEVYYLTGTCLSDFLDQQQREESAYTFVNLILFPEQRAWLHERIALRFDQMLAQGFVDEVQRLQQKWSLTTNMPSMRCVGYRQVLDYLHGNDDYPTMREKGIAATRQLAKRQLTWLRHWEEGMRFDPQNTAFADEVIAKTGEILDNR; this comes from the coding sequence ATGTCTAAATTGATTTTTTGTTTAATGGGACCCACTGCATCAGGAAAAACGGCGCTAGCGATGGAGTTAGTTAAGCAGTATCCTTTGGAAATTATTAGCGTTGATTCTGCTATGATTTACCGGGATATGGATATTGGTACAGCTAAGCCCACCCCGGAAGAGTTACTAGTCGCTCCACATCATTTGCTCGATATTAAAGACCCAACGGAAACCTATTCAGCTGCGCAGTTTTGTACAGATACAACCTCTTTAGCGCATACAATTATCCAAAAAGGTAATATTCCCTTATTGGTCGGTGGAACCATGATGTATTTTAATGCATTACAACAGGGATTATCGGCCTTACCGGAAGCGAACTCAGAATTGCGGCAGCAATTAGAGGCGGAGGCCGCTCAGTATGGCTGGGAGGCTTTGCATCAAAAATTAACGCAAGTAGACCCTAAAGCAGCGTTACGTATTCATGCTAATGATACACAAAGGATCCAGCGTGCTTTAGAGGTTTATTATTTAACAGGAACGTGTTTATCTGATTTTTTAGATCAACAACAAAGGGAAGAATCTGCTTATACCTTTGTCAATTTAATCCTTTTTCCGGAACAGCGGGCCTGGTTGCATGAGCGGATTGCTTTGCGTTTTGATCAAATGTTGGCGCAAGGTTTTGTTGATGAGGTACAGCGATTGCAGCAGAAATGGAGTTTAACGACCAATATGCCTTCAATGCGTTGTGTTGGCTATCGCCAAGTATTGGACTATTTACACGGCAATGATGATTATCCTACGATGCGTGAAAAAGGCATAGCTGCTACTCGGCAGTTAGCGAAACGGCAATTAACTTGGTTACGGCATTGGGAAGAGGGAATGCGTTTTGATCCACAAAATACAGCTTTTGCTGACGAGGTTATAGCGAAAACTGGGGAAATATTAGATAATCGCTAA
- a CDS encoding amino acid permease: MQELAKEPTLQRQFSARVLVMITLGGSIGTGIFLASGNALALAGPGGTLLAYSTMAIMVYFLMTGLGEMAALMPTTGSFYVYASEFCDPSLGYALGWNYWYSYAIYIASEISAAALIMRYWFPDSSPFIWCSIFSFLIIGFNAISTKTFGEVEYWLSFIKITVVVLFIITGFLLVTGMTGQHTGGLHNWYIGDGPFHGGWSGIIGAFVVAGFSFQGTELIGIAAGESSNPRKNIPKAIKMVFWRILIFYILSIFIISLLLPYNAPQLASEDVITSPFTLVLKQYNETFAASIVNAVILLAIISTANTGMYISSRMMWYLAKEGHMPRVFSTVNSRGIPIYALALTSSVTILAFLSSVFGNGTVYFWLLNATSLSGFIAWMGIAVSHYRFRKAYVSQGKDLSKLPYVAKAYPFGPICAFVLCTIVIGGQNYSALIANPIDWYGLLISYICIPLFLCIWLGHKWINKTKAIPLMDCKFTSE; the protein is encoded by the coding sequence ATGCAGGAATTAGCCAAAGAACCCACCCTACAACGACAGTTTAGCGCTCGTGTTTTAGTTATGATTACCTTGGGGGGCTCAATTGGTACTGGGATTTTTCTAGCCAGTGGCAATGCCTTAGCCTTAGCAGGCCCAGGAGGCACCTTGCTAGCCTACAGTACCATGGCCATTATGGTTTATTTTTTGATGACTGGCCTGGGTGAAATGGCCGCGCTGATGCCGACAACAGGGTCCTTCTATGTTTATGCCTCAGAATTTTGTGATCCTTCATTAGGCTATGCTTTAGGATGGAACTATTGGTATAGCTATGCCATTTACATCGCTTCCGAAATTTCAGCAGCAGCCTTGATTATGCGCTATTGGTTTCCTGATAGTTCCCCATTCATTTGGTGTTCTATTTTTTCCTTTTTAATCATTGGTTTTAATGCCATCTCAACGAAAACTTTTGGTGAGGTAGAGTACTGGTTATCATTTATCAAAATTACGGTGGTAGTGCTCTTTATTATCACGGGTTTTCTTTTAGTTACAGGTATGACCGGTCAACACACAGGGGGACTTCACAACTGGTACATTGGTGATGGCCCTTTTCACGGGGGTTGGAGCGGAATAATTGGAGCCTTCGTAGTCGCAGGATTTTCGTTTCAAGGTACAGAGCTCATTGGTATAGCCGCAGGAGAAAGCAGCAACCCACGTAAAAATATCCCCAAGGCCATTAAAATGGTCTTCTGGCGAATTTTAATATTTTATATCTTATCCATTTTCATTATTAGCCTGTTATTGCCTTATAATGCACCGCAACTTGCTAGTGAAGATGTCATAACCAGTCCCTTTACCTTAGTGCTCAAGCAATATAACGAAACTTTTGCTGCAAGCATAGTTAATGCCGTTATCTTACTTGCCATTATATCAACCGCAAATACTGGCATGTATATAAGCAGCAGAATGATGTGGTATCTAGCCAAAGAAGGCCACATGCCACGAGTTTTTTCCACAGTAAATAGTCGGGGCATACCGATTTACGCACTAGCCTTAACCAGTAGTGTGACTATTTTAGCTTTTTTATCTTCAGTATTTGGCAATGGCACGGTTTATTTTTGGTTACTCAATGCCACCAGTCTTTCTGGATTTATTGCCTGGATGGGTATTGCCGTTAGCCATTATCGTTTTCGCAAAGCTTATGTAAGTCAAGGAAAAGACCTGTCAAAACTACCTTATGTCGCCAAAGCGTATCCTTTTGGTCCTATCTGTGCTTTTGTTTTATGCACGATTGTCATTGGTGGACAAAACTACTCGGCACTCATAGCAAATCCTATTGATTGGTATGGTTTACTGATTTCCTATATCTGTATTCCCCTGTTTTTATGCATTTGGTTGGGGCATAAGTGGATAAATAAAACGAAGGCTATCCCATTGATGGATTGCAAATTTACCTCTGAATAG